One Metamycoplasma gateae genomic window, CGACCCTAAGTAGAGAAATAAAGAGGAATACAAATAGTTTCGGAACTTATGAATTTAAACACGCTAGTTTAAAAACAAGAGAAAGATCAAGACATAAGTATTATTTTAAATTCGTGGATAACCAAAAATTCAAAAATTTTTCTAACGCTTTTTTACAAAAATATGACAAAAAGTTTTTTGGTATAAAGTCAACATATAATTTTATAAAAACTAGCACAAAACACTGTTGTCCTTCTTTAAGAACGGTTTTTAATTGAATAAACACTAATAATTGAGTTATAAAAAAGTACGATAAATTAAGACAATATTATAAAAAAGGTGGTAAAAGAACAGCATCCGTAATAAAACGGCTTGTAAAATCTGCTGATTATGTTTTTCCAATATGAACTAGACCTAAATCTATAGATTTAAGACTTGAATTTGGACACTGAGAAGCAGATCTAGTTTTAGGAAAAAGAGCCAATGGATATAATAATGTTTTAACTTTAACTGAAAGAAAAACAAGAATAGGGTTTGCAAAAATAATACAAAGCAAATCACCAAATATAATTAATTCAGAGTTAAAAAAGATTATAAGAGATAATGAATTAGAAGTAAAAACAATAACAGTAGACAATGGTATTGAATTTGAAAAAATAGGTATTTTAGCCAGATGATTAAATATAAAGATTTATAGAGCTGAACCTTATGCATCTTTTCAAAGAGGCTCAAATGAACATTGAAATGGAATTTTGAGAAGAGAATTCAAAAAAGGTTTTAACTTTAATACTATAACTCAAGAAAAACTTGACTCAGTTGTTAACCAAATAAATAATATGACGCGGGAAATATTAAATTGGAAGACACCATTACAAACCTATTTAGAATATATTAAATAATTATTATTAACAAAAATTAACATAATAAAATTATGCTTATCTTCATTTGAAAAAATGAATATTTTCTATTTACTTTTTTTGATTTATTAATTTTAAAAAAATAAAATGTATAATAAAAAAAGCCCAAGGCATTGTGTTGCACTTGAACCTTCTCTTTGGGAACAAGGACGTTAAAAGTCCCTGTTTTTATTTTTATATTTAAAAATATAAATATTTTGATATAATTACAAGCGTTACTTATAGAGTAACCATTCTAAAAAGGTTATAAACTTTTAAAGTACCTTAAAGATGTGACAAAATATAAGGAGATTTTAATGTTTGCGATTATCGAAACTGGTGGTAAACAATTAATCGTTAAAAAAGGCGATATTATTTACATCGAAAAGATTGAAGGCAATGAAGGTGAAACAGTTTTATTTGACAAAGTTCTAGCTGTTGAAGATAAAATTGGTACACCTTATTTAGAAAAATTCTCTGTTTTAGGAACAATTGAAAAACAAGGTAAAGCAAAAAAAATAGTAGTTTATAGACACAACGCAAAATCAACACACAAACGTAAATTAGGTCACCGTCAACCTTATACAAAAGTACAAATTACAGAAATTAAGGAGAAATAAGACATGGCACATACGAAATCTGGTGGAACGACTTCTAATAGTAGAGACTCGGCCGGTAGAAGATTAGGCGTTAAAGCTACTGATGGTCAATTTGTATCAGCAGGAAGCATTATCTACAGACAAAGAGGAACAAAAATTTTCCCTGGTAACAATGTTGGAAGAGGAAAAGATGATACTCTATATGCTTTAATTGATGGAATTGTTAAATTTGAAAACAGAATTAACCGTAAATTTGCATCAGTGTATGCAGTTGAAGAAAAATAATGGCGATTGCCGTTATTTTTTTAATATAGTATATTAAACGCTTTAATTTATAAACTTTTCGTTATAATTTTATTGTTTATTAAATATTTTAAAAAAGGAATAAAATGGCAAGAAAACCAATAAAATTAATTGAAAAAAATAAAGAAAAAATATTATTTTGATTTGATGAAAGAAAAACGGGTCAAGAAAAAATAATT contains:
- the rplU gene encoding 50S ribosomal protein L21 gives rise to the protein MFAIIETGGKQLIVKKGDIIYIEKIEGNEGETVLFDKVLAVEDKIGTPYLEKFSVLGTIEKQGKAKKIVVYRHNAKSTHKRKLGHRQPYTKVQITEIKEK
- a CDS encoding IS30 family transposase, with translation MNYTIKKYNHLTDNERIIIENYLKLNYSLRRISRLIERSVSTLSREIKRNTNSFGTYEFKHASLKTRERSRHKYYFKFVDNQKFKNFSNAFLQKYDKKFFGIKSTYNFIKTSTKHCCPSLRTVFNWINTNNWVIKKYDKLRQYYKKGGKRTASVIKRLVKSADYVFPIWTRPKSIDLRLEFGHWEADLVLGKRANGYNNVLTLTERKTRIGFAKIIQSKSPNIINSELKKIIRDNELEVKTITVDNGIEFEKIGILARWLNIKIYRAEPYASFQRGSNEHWNGILRREFKKGFNFNTITQEKLDSVVNQINNMTREILNWKTPLQTYLEYIK
- the rpmA gene encoding 50S ribosomal protein L27 — translated: MAHTKSGGTTSNSRDSAGRRLGVKATDGQFVSAGSIIYRQRGTKIFPGNNVGRGKDDTLYALIDGIVKFENRINRKFASVYAVEEK